A window of the Microbacterium sp. LWH13-1.2 genome harbors these coding sequences:
- a CDS encoding NUDIX domain-containing protein, giving the protein MTVVPPAAGEPRRPDGPRNPGDAWVIAPSGEKYWGRFGAAGLLAFDHERGILLQHRVSWSHFGGTWGLPGGALHAGESAIVGAVREAQEEAGVPDGSVRPRFTSVLDLDVWSYTTVIADVVRPFEPVISDPESVALEWVPVDEVDSRPLHPGFGSAWPTLRELLDVRPSLVVDGANVVGSVPDGWWKDRAGAATRLASRLDGLAVPASGLGIGGTTWFPEIALVVEGRARGISAPETDESAPLLPSGVVSVVEADAAGDDTIVAEVERRVRAGQRVVAVTSDRELQDRVFAAGASQVQSAGWLLGTLDAAP; this is encoded by the coding sequence GTGACTGTCGTACCTCCCGCTGCCGGTGAACCTCGTCGCCCGGACGGGCCGCGGAACCCTGGTGATGCCTGGGTGATCGCGCCGTCGGGGGAGAAGTACTGGGGGCGCTTCGGTGCGGCCGGGCTGCTCGCGTTCGACCACGAGCGCGGGATCCTTCTGCAGCACCGGGTCTCCTGGAGCCATTTCGGCGGAACCTGGGGTCTGCCGGGCGGTGCTCTGCACGCGGGGGAGAGCGCGATCGTGGGCGCAGTGCGCGAGGCGCAGGAGGAAGCAGGCGTGCCGGACGGCTCGGTCCGCCCGCGCTTCACGAGCGTGCTCGATCTGGATGTCTGGTCGTACACGACCGTGATCGCCGACGTGGTACGGCCGTTCGAGCCGGTGATCAGCGATCCCGAGAGCGTGGCTCTCGAATGGGTACCGGTGGACGAGGTCGATTCACGTCCCCTGCATCCGGGGTTCGGCAGCGCCTGGCCTACGCTGCGGGAACTGCTCGACGTGCGGCCGTCCCTTGTCGTGGATGGTGCCAACGTCGTCGGTTCCGTGCCGGACGGATGGTGGAAGGACCGTGCCGGTGCCGCGACGCGCCTCGCCTCGCGTCTGGACGGGCTCGCCGTGCCGGCGTCTGGCCTCGGCATCGGCGGAACGACCTGGTTCCCGGAGATCGCGCTCGTGGTCGAGGGTCGCGCTCGTGGGATCTCGGCACCGGAGACGGACGAGTCCGCCCCGCTGCTTCCGTCCGGTGTGGTGTCGGTGGTCGAGGCGGATGCCGCCGGTGACGACACGATCGTCGCCGAGGTCGAGCGTCGAGTTCGCGCGGGCCAACGCGTCGTGGCCGTGACGAGCGATCGCGAGCTGCAGGATCGAGTCTTCGCGGCCGGGGCGTCGCAGGTGCAGTCCGCAGGATGGCTGCTCGGCACCCTCGACGCGGCGCCATGA